In Saccopteryx bilineata isolate mSacBil1 chromosome X, mSacBil1_pri_phased_curated, whole genome shotgun sequence, the genomic window ttttatttaaatgttagaaATAGCTTGACATTGGGGGAAAACAGTTCCTTATAGATCTCATATGTCTACTTGAATCCTGATCACACGAATTAACAAATTTTGTTTCAAACTATTCTTCAATACTAGTTGCATAACAAACAAATCTTGCAAGAAAATACAGATAGTGTTTTCCTCTGGGACACAGAGcatatttgttttctgttcagGATATTAAAGACAGTGCTTCTTTCTGAGGAGGTTTATTACAAGGTCCTTTGCCATACTGGAGTTTCCTACATTGTAATGCAAACTCCGTTGTCCTTTCATACACCTGCAGTACTCCTTATCATCAGTGTGGGGCTTGGACATTTGGGGATCAGTGGAAAGACGTTCAGGTTCCCTAGTGTGGCATGAGTAACAAACCACCATGTACTTATGACGCAGGAGTCTTATATCTTCTTCCAGCATCTGTAAGCCTGTGTCAACCGAAATTGATAGCTTACACATAGGGTAAaatgtgacattttttaaaaattatttttttatttattattcatttcagaggagagagagagggggagagagagagagagagagagggagagagaacgagGGGAGGCGCAGGAAGcgtcaacacccatatgtgccttgaccaggcaagcccagggttttgatctggcgacctcagtgttccaggtcgacgcttgatccactgcgccaccacaggtcagacacattTTTGAGTTTCTGACATGCAGTTGCCTAGAAGGAAAATGTCCAAAGTGGACTCTAATAACATCTCCACATCCTGACTGTAGTGGATGGACACAACCAATGCATGCTTGGGTGTCCTGCTTTCAGAAATTGACCAGCCAACTGTGGGGATAGTGCCCTTACTTGACATCGATGCTATTTTGATCTATCAGGAAGATCAATATCTGCTAAAACTTTTATCTACTTCATGTTCCCATTGAACatgtaaaacatttctttttcatacaTGGCTTCCTCTTCTCTAGCTCCAGACCTGTTTTAGGGGCCCCAAAAGAATTtcttgtttgttattgtttttgtgtttACAAAAAAGCAACCAGTTCCACACAGCTGAATACTGTACTTTTCAGGGCCACCAGTCTTGAGAATTCAAATTTTAAAGGCAAaaggcaaattattttttctgaataggAATTTTTTTGCCATCACTTGATAACTCCCAACCTTGGGCTCTCAATATGTGTAATGATGTAAGTATTTGTTCATGTATTAATGGCAGTTATATTACATGTCCTGAGAGGGACAATATGGAATGGTGTGAGATTTCCCATTTTACTAAGAttagcacacaatttaaaacgtATGTTGATTTCTTAACCTTTCCACTGAATATTTTCTTACTGCAGATCACCTCAGGGACCTGACATCATAGAAAGTAAATAAGGGAAACTAATGTAAACACAAAGGAAGACAGCAATGGTGGCCACAAAAGACAAAATCTACAAGACATACAGAAAACACATAATGAAATAGGAAAAGTAATTCCTTCCCTATCAGTAaataccttaaatataaatgcccTAAAATCCCTATTGAAATGACAGAGATATTtggaatggattttaaaaatgattcttcaaggccctggccggttggctcagcggtagagcgtcagcctggcgtgcgggggacccgggttcgattcccggccagggcacataggagaagcgcccatttgcttctccaccccccaccccctcctttctctctgtctctctcttcccctcccgcagtcaaggctccattggagcaaagatggcccaggcgctggggatggctccttggcctctgccccaggcgctagagtggctctggtcgcggcaaagcgaggccccggaggggcagagcatcgccccctggtgggcagagcgatacccctggtgggtgtgccgggtggatcctggtcgggcgcatgcgggagtctgtctgactgtctctccccgtttccagcttcagaaaagaaaaaaaaaaaaaaagattcttcaaCATGTTTCCTATTAGAGAAGCACTTTAGATCCAGGGACATGCTATATAATTAtcattatatatgatattttatcaCATATAATTTCTAACATAGTTATATACTATATCATAGTATAATGGTaatatcacatatatattattattcaatGTGTATATTGTCTTGGGTCTGTtttctactcttttattttttttttgcttttttctgaagctggaaacgggagagacagtcagacagactcccacatgcgtccgaccaggatccacccggcacgcctaccagggcgacgctctgcccaccagggggcgatgctctgaccatcctgggtgtcgccatgttgcgaccagagccactccagcacctgaggcagaggccacagagccatcccagcgcccgggccatctttgctccaatggagccttggctgcaggaggggaagagagagacagagaagaaggcctggcagaggggtggagaagcaaatgggcgcttctcctgtgtgccctggctgggaatcgaacccgggtcctccgcacactaggccgacgctctaccgctgagccaacgggccagggcctctactcTTTAAGTgtgaaaaaatgtatactttttttcCAGGTAAAAAGTCACCAATTTGAGTTTTGCATACCATAAAGTAAATGGGCCATGTGgcaaatttttgtaaaataacacTAAATTATAGAGTATGTAATGTTATAAAACCTGAGATTGTCTGGCTATTTAAAACTATACATTACAGAGTCCAAAAGAATCCCTAATCTCCGGTTTCACCTCATGCCAACTCTCTCCTGTACTATGGCTACAATCAAAGCCACGTTTGCACAACAATTTCAGCAAGGAAGACCATTCCATATTTTATTTCGATATTAGGGTACGAATTTATGTCAATTTTAAGGTATTTGTTATTCCTTGGAAATGTCTCTTATTCGCATTTGGAGCTTTTCTGTTGCTGATACATGAAAAGAGATGACAGCATAGACGACCAATAGGTTTCacagatttttattggaattaAATTGTTTGTTCTTAAACCCATAGAAGTAAAATGAAGATAGTCCTCTGTGATCATTTCTGCAtttgaaaggtttttatttctgttattggtCACCTTTATCATGTGTAACTGTAGGGCTATTAGATGAAATGAAACATCAGGAGTTTTCAAAATGTGACTATATCTGTATTGAGAAGATGATcaattttctgggttttctaaTGGCATAAACAGAAAGTTACAGAATATATAGCAAGGAAAGCTAAGAGCTGTGCTATCCAATTCCATTACCACTTGTTCCTCATCATTTTGAATGGTTAGTATTTGATAACCAGTTGTTTTGCTGAAACTTAGGTTTCCGCTAGAGTCAAAATGAGCCAAAGTGAGTCTGAATGCAATCTTTCTTAGAGGGTATGAACAAACTGAACCATCACCTGAGTGAGTGAAAGTATGTTgcttgaaaattatataattcctGGTAAAGATAACACATAAGGGAAAGCAGAAGTTGCTAACTGACCACCTCCAGGCGTATTCTCCATCTGTGACAATCATTTTACCGCACCTCATGCTACCTTTTTCAAATTCTCTTTCATTGGTATAGCGGTGCCAGATTTCCCTGCATAGTTTTGCTCTAAGCCAGGTAAACCATTGCTGTTTGAAAAGAGATGATAACCATTGTGAAGGAATCAGAGCATCTCGCTCAATAACTCTTATGGAGACCTGGCCACAGATGATATGCTGAAACCTCAAGTTTTTAAACACTGGTTGAAATGCTATGCCTCTTTCGGTTTCAAGGAAGGCGATGTTACCAACATGTTCTTTGTGCCTGGAAAACCAGTTGTTTGCATTCACTAAAAGCTGACTTGTTGTTCCGTTCCATGTTGGGTTAAGACGAAGGAACATCCACTTTTTCACTGTGGTATACACATCTATTTCCTTTTGCATTACTAGTAAATTCGAAGAAGAAATAAGCTGATTCATGAGATCTATACTGAGTTCCTTGAAAAGTTCCACACTTGGATGTGTCATCAAATTGTGAAGAAGCCATTCAAAGCACCTTGTCTTTACAGACTCTAACCCATAGGTTTCTGCTGCTGCATAATAGCCACATACAGTTTTCTCGTTAATTGTTTCCTTCATGTTCTTATCACACTGATACAGTAAGTCCTCTACTTGAAGCAGACAGGCTGCTGCCAAAACTCCTGGAACCTGAAGGGGCTCCCTGAAGACATAGTCATGATTGTACAACGAGCCTAGTGCAAAGTGCAGGGAGTCGACATCTATGTTAGGGTCATTAATCTCCAGGTTAATAACATCTTCCTGAGATTCATTCCCAGAAGCTCTCAACATAGTTGCAAAGTAGCCTGactgacataaaaatattttgtgtaaacACCATTCTTTCCCCAGAGCGCGGATTTTAATATCACTGCTGTCCCCATTCAGAAATAAAGTTTGGTAAGCATATTCAGATGCGAGCTTAACTTTTTTATGATGGTTTCGGCTCACCAGTTGCTGTAGATTGTCTTCTGGGTCTAGGTGACTGCGGCTATTCTCGGACTCTGGGCCCAAGGAGGGACTGCGGCGCCTTCGCTTATGGTTGTCAGATCCATAACTGGTGCCTGCCTGAGCTCCTGGCTCAGGACACGGATCCGCTATGCCTGATTCCCTCCGTCTCAGGAGCTGACTGCCCACGGACCCCATAGATGAAGTCCCGCAGATCCTCTGGGGACACTATTGCAAAGACTTCCTTGCCATGATATTGCATGTCCTGTCACATCTGCCTAAGCACTAGTCTCCCTGGGACCCTCTGAGAGTTCTAAGCATCACAGAAGCAGCCCTGGAATCTTTATCATTCGCCCCGCCCCTCTATCCATgtggccccgccccctgcctccagttttcccagGA contains:
- the LOC136317880 gene encoding germ cell-less protein-like 2; this translates as MGSVGSQLLRRRESGIADPCPEPGAQAGTSYGSDNHKRRRRSPSLGPESENSRSHLDPEDNLQQLVSRNHHKKVKLASEYAYQTLFLNGDSSDIKIRALGKEWCLHKIFLCQSGYFATMLRASGNESQEDVINLEINDPNIDVDSLHFALGSLYNHDYVFREPLQVPGVLAAACLLQVEDLLYQCDKNMKETINEKTVCGYYAAAETYGLESVKTRCFEWLLHNLMTHPSVELFKELSIDLMNQLISSSNLLVMQKEIDVYTTVKKWMFLRLNPTWNGTTSQLLVNANNWFSRHKEHVGNIAFLETERGIAFQPVFKNLRFQHIICGQVSIRVIERDALIPSQWLSSLFKQQWFTWLRAKLCREIWHRYTNEREFEKGSMRCGKMIVTDGEYAWRWSVSNFCFPLCVIFTRNYIIFKQHTFTHSGDGSVCSYPLRKIAFRLTLAHFDSSGNLSFSKTTGYQILTIQNDEEQVVMELDSTALSFPCYIFCNFLFMPLENPEN